The following proteins are co-located in the Silene latifolia isolate original U9 population chromosome 1, ASM4854445v1, whole genome shotgun sequence genome:
- the LOC141652182 gene encoding uncharacterized protein LOC141652182 encodes MSTKDIIRALTLSVTQDRADNKQNFKNLENQVSQLATTINRLEARDSNALPSQTMVNPRENVSAVSLRNGRQLVEIEKPKGKPKVVTIHEKEEEIVIEEDKKASNVKEKEQIPSSIQKEEPEVPFPDALKRTHHFEHDKDIYEVFQKCEVNIPLLNLLKSVPKYAKFLKELCTIKRNNKLKGMKKLKGKGSKGEIISEYVPALFQKKLPPKCGDPGMFAIPCTIGDLRFEKAMLDLRASINVIPFAIYETLKLGPLKDTSVVVQLDDRSSVYPKGIVENVMVGVGKLAFPADFYVLDMKNDQAGAIPILLGRPFLRTAGTKRDVPKGSLTMEFDGTVVKFEINKPSYRSPTIHSLCAIDISTNHVLPKCRKSPIPSNVSYVLQGSPHKEQRCVIPS; translated from the coding sequence ATGTCCACGAAGGATATAATTCGGGCTCTTACTCTCAGTGTTACTCAAGATAGAGCAGATAATAAGCAAAATTTTAAGAATCTTGAAAATCAGGTTAGTCAGCTGGCTACTACAATTAATCGGTTGGAGGCTAGAGATTCTAATGCACTACCATCTCAAACGATGGTGAATCCTAGGGAGAATGTGAGTGCCGTATCATTAAGGAATGGTAGGCAATTGGTCGAGATTGAAAAGCCAAAAGGTAAGCCTAAGGTGGTGACCATTCATGAAAAAGAGGAAGAGATAGTGATCGAGGAAGATAAAAAAGCTTCTaatgtcaaggagaaggagcagATTCCCTCTTCTATACAGAAGGAGGAACCGGAGGTACCTTTTCCCGATGCATTGAAGAGAACCCATCACTTTGAGCATGACAAAGACATTTATGAGGTATTTCAAAAGTGCGAGGTAAATATCCCTCTTCTTAATCTTTTAAAGAGTGTTCCTAAATATGCTAAGTTTTTAAAAGAATTATGCACTATTAAGAGGAATAACAAATTGAAAGGGATGAAGAAATTAAAGGGTAAGGGTTCCAAGGGGGAGATTATTAGTGAATATGTGCCTGCTCTATTTCAAAAGAAATTACCCCCTAAATGTGGTGACCCTGGTATGTTTGCTATCCCTTGTACCATAGGAGACCTTAGATTTGAGAAGGCCATGTTAGATTTACGGGCGTCTATTAATGTCATCCCTTTTGCTATTTATGAGACTCTGAAACTTGGACCTTTAAAAGACACTAGTGTTGTAGTTCAGTTGGATGATAGGTCTAGTGTCTATCCTAAGGGGATTGTGGAGAATGTCATGGTAGGGGTTGGTAAGTTGGCCTTTCCGGCTGACTTTTATGTTCTGGATATGAAAAATGATCAGGCAGGTGCTATACCAATCTTATTAGGGAGACCATTCTTGAGGACTGCGGGGACTAAGAGAGATGTCCCTAAAGGTTCTCTTACCATGGAATTTGATGGGACGGTTGTTAAATTTGAAATTAATAAACCATCTTATCGTTCTCCAACAATTCATTCATTGTGTGCCATAGACATTTCTACTAACCATGTGTTACCAAAGTGCCGGAAATCTCCTATTCCGAGCAATGTGTCTTATGTTTTGCAGGGATCCCCTCATAAGGAACAAAGGTGTGTTATCCCCTCATGA